Proteins encoded in a region of the Ralstonia pseudosolanacearum genome:
- a CDS encoding DUF637 domain-containing protein has product MDDQQKLILYQNAVDYAKAHNIQLGQALTPGQLAALDKPMLWYVTQQVPAPNCLSSACPMVSALVPQVYLPPGYSGIEPGGSIVASKSLELLADNPIRNTGTLGSYGTLKSNTTIVNEQRAAEMTAAWQPIEDGWARTTGQQGQANSGFVFAGNAADIAGQIRNINGVVAQLNADGSMSAAEAARVAAAVQAGMQAATSTHTDTFVRSESWFGQLFAGVVIVAIGIMTGGAAMAAYAGVGAALTVGQAMAQAAVASMTTNTMQQASSGQGFSFGALVKAGATSALTAGITQGITLNANGTLGTVDSLNSVASDRSLAALSGAKNVGNGLTQAAASSGTLGEQLAALTLGIGIKAGVTTAINGGSFGRALTNAAASDIGAVAANVLGTLSPGIGEVNASPNSVVGNILGHVALGCATSSMQGTGCAGGAAGGLAGSVVAPLVGMGLYAGTSGTNSAIDAATVAIGAMAGGAIAHAIGGDTTAGASTAQNAAMNNWLEHRRPNPVVYSEQERRDNAAAACKDDSKQCDVANGWEAKSRQRDADLQAACANLSSDTCRNAIAVAKAAGNYIVFAGGKVYAYGPETPVARSLDPSPAAKTLDTMVGSPLAGIFGGIPYFKSNADPAAGYYFAQYGMALEGIGAGVLGLPTGPLAGPGWRATLESPNTLYVGSGAGGAFPTWTNVAGPYSAVGQGGGAATTVRAGPGYTAGDVVPKSTTSNGADSGGTNTNTNTAQSASGSSSSSSNGRSDFTNRYLSESGGRWGTSETRQLNYDVGRSLGQSGYSVTGGGGIASEEYIPGAGPGTRGGTYVDVTAEPMNGIGPKVRVQTVTTMADGVTPTSSEAAAAARIRAAYPDDKLVILPKGATPAQVKQAIQKALGG; this is encoded by the coding sequence GTGGACGACCAGCAGAAGCTGATCCTGTACCAGAACGCCGTCGACTACGCGAAGGCGCACAACATCCAGCTGGGCCAGGCCCTGACGCCGGGCCAGCTGGCCGCGCTGGACAAGCCGATGCTGTGGTACGTGACGCAGCAGGTGCCGGCCCCGAACTGCCTGAGCAGCGCGTGCCCGATGGTCAGCGCGCTGGTGCCGCAGGTGTACCTGCCGCCGGGCTACAGCGGCATCGAGCCGGGCGGCAGCATCGTCGCGAGCAAGTCGCTTGAACTGCTGGCGGACAACCCGATCCGCAATACGGGCACGCTGGGCTCGTATGGCACGCTCAAGAGCAACACCACGATCGTCAACGAGCAGCGCGCGGCGGAGATGACGGCGGCGTGGCAGCCGATCGAGGACGGCTGGGCGCGCACGACGGGGCAGCAGGGGCAGGCCAACAGCGGCTTCGTCTTCGCGGGCAACGCGGCGGACATCGCGGGGCAGATCCGGAACATCAACGGTGTCGTTGCGCAGTTGAATGCGGACGGCTCGATGAGTGCGGCGGAGGCTGCACGGGTGGCGGCGGCCGTGCAGGCGGGTATGCAGGCGGCCACGAGCACGCATACCGACACCTTTGTGCGGTCGGAGAGTTGGTTCGGGCAACTGTTCGCCGGCGTGGTGATAGTGGCCATTGGGATCATGACGGGCGGCGCGGCGATGGCCGCGTATGCCGGGGTGGGCGCGGCCCTGACCGTGGGTCAAGCCATGGCCCAGGCGGCGGTTGCGTCGATGACGACCAACACGATGCAACAGGCGAGCAGCGGCCAGGGCTTCAGCTTTGGCGCGCTGGTCAAGGCGGGCGCCACGTCGGCGCTGACGGCGGGGATTACGCAGGGGATCACGCTCAATGCGAATGGCACGCTTGGGACGGTGGACAGCCTGAACTCGGTGGCATCCGATCGGAGCCTTGCGGCGTTGTCGGGTGCCAAGAACGTCGGTAACGGTCTGACGCAGGCGGCGGCTTCAAGCGGCACGCTGGGCGAGCAATTGGCCGCGCTGACGTTGGGCATCGGCATCAAGGCCGGTGTGACCACGGCCATCAACGGCGGCAGCTTTGGCCGGGCATTGACCAATGCCGCCGCCAGTGACATCGGGGCGGTCGCGGCCAACGTACTCGGCACGTTGAGTCCGGGGATCGGCGAAGTCAATGCCTCGCCGAACAGTGTCGTCGGCAACATCCTCGGGCACGTTGCACTGGGCTGCGCCACCTCGTCGATGCAGGGGACGGGTTGCGCGGGCGGCGCAGCGGGCGGTCTGGCGGGATCTGTGGTGGCGCCGCTGGTGGGCATGGGCCTCTATGCGGGCACATCGGGCACGAACAGTGCCATCGATGCGGCGACGGTGGCGATTGGCGCGATGGCGGGCGGGGCGATTGCGCACGCGATCGGCGGCGACACCACGGCCGGGGCGTCGACGGCGCAGAACGCGGCCATGAACAACTGGCTGGAGCATCGCCGGCCCAACCCGGTGGTCTACTCGGAGCAGGAGCGTCGGGATAACGCTGCGGCGGCTTGTAAGGATGATTCCAAGCAGTGCGATGTTGCCAATGGCTGGGAAGCCAAGTCGAGGCAGCGCGATGCCGATTTGCAGGCCGCGTGCGCCAACCTGAGTTCTGACACATGTCGCAATGCGATAGCGGTGGCGAAGGCGGCGGGCAACTACATCGTCTTTGCCGGCGGCAAGGTCTACGCGTATGGTCCGGAGACGCCCGTCGCTCGTTCGTTGGACCCCAGTCCGGCGGCGAAGACGCTGGACACGATGGTGGGAAGTCCGCTGGCAGGGATATTTGGGGGCATTCCGTATTTCAAGTCCAATGCGGACCCGGCTGCCGGTTACTACTTCGCTCAGTATGGGATGGCGCTGGAAGGGATCGGCGCGGGGGTGCTGGGTCTGCCGACGGGGCCGTTGGCTGGGCCGGGGTGGCGGGCGACGTTGGAGTCGCCGAATACGCTTTATGTTGGGTCGGGGGCGGGTGGTGCCTTCCCGACTTGGACTAATGTGGCAGGGCCGTATTCTGCTGTTGGTCAGGGTGGCGGGGCGGCTACAACGGTTCGGGCTGGGCCAGGATATACAGCGGGCGACGTAGTTCCTAAATCGACCACTTCGAACGGTGCGGATAGCGGCGGAACCAATACAAATACCAACACCGCGCAAAGTGCCAGCGGCTCATCGTCATCCTCGAGCAATGGCAGATCTGATTTCACGAATCGCTACCTCTCCGAATCCGGCGGACGATGGGGGACTTCAGAAACACGGCAACTAAACTACGATGTAGGACGGTCATTGGGCCAGAGTGGATATAGTGTCACCGGGGGTGGCGGCATCGCATCGGAGGAATACATTCCAGGAGCAGGTCCGGGGACAAGAGGGGGGACCTATGTTGATGTGACTGCTGAACCGATGAATGGGATTGGCCCTAAAGTTCGAGTACAAACCGTTACCACCATGGCGGATGGCGTGACGCCGACCTCGTCGGAGGCAGCTGCTGCTGCAAGAATTCGAGCCGCGTACCCTGACGATAAGTTGGTCATCCTTCCCAAGGGGGCAACGCCGGCTCAGGTTAAGCAGGCAATTCAAAAGGCACTAGGTGGATGA
- a CDS encoding immunity protein Imm33 domain-containing protein — protein MKTGLQDQQQAVCIRFGAPNFGCNPHLKVGISRNVKDGVRPLNGLRIHPEGDTTGWYIWAGEEFSEAPDFFMLLHASHLVDWDPLVLPYLALPPGWRFLVAEDYADVWEDPDLLNGS, from the coding sequence ATGAAAACGGGCCTGCAGGATCAACAACAGGCCGTTTGCATACGGTTTGGTGCGCCGAACTTTGGATGTAATCCGCATCTGAAGGTCGGCATTTCGCGGAATGTTAAGGACGGGGTACGTCCTTTGAATGGCCTACGAATTCATCCCGAGGGTGACACAACAGGTTGGTATATTTGGGCGGGCGAGGAATTTTCTGAAGCACCGGATTTCTTCATGCTATTACACGCCTCTCACTTAGTGGATTGGGATCCACTGGTTCTTCCGTATTTAGCGTTGCCACCGGGGTGGCGATTTTTGGTGGCTGAAGATTACGCGGACGTCTGGGAAGACCCAGATTTGCTTAATGGGTCATAA
- the ltrA gene encoding group II intron reverse transcriptase/maturase, with translation MEVPGYAGSAFSDRVQHWSQVDWRRVECNVRGTQIRIAKATQEGDLRREKALQRMLTRSLSAKLLAVRRVTENQGRRTAGVDGEVWSTPASRLKACTRLESRGYRPMPLRRVFIPKANGKQRPLGIPTMTDRAMQALYQLALDPVIESMSDLNSYGFRRNRSTADAGAQLFIALAKKKSPSWVLEADIEGCFDHISHDWLIEHVPMERTILRKWLKAGVVFKGEFQSTDAGTPQGGIISPTLANAALNGLEAGLHQYLKGKFGYRKHHSAGVNVVRYADDFVVTGATSELLQDEVLPWVRAFLQKRGLNLSAEKTRIVHITRGFDFLGWNVRKFRHKLLIRPSAKNIRAFYTKVRAIVMRYKAVRQVDLIHLLNPVLKGWANYHRGMVAAKTFQRLDHLMFRLLWRWAWRRHQKKGARWVKDKYFPDLGSRTWTFACTERLPDGTAATKRLYWLAETPIRRHVKVRSTYHPYDREHELYGERLHQQRMAEDMRYRKQWVSMYLAQRGRCALCDQAMTRVTGWNDHAIVSRVEGGSNAVSNRVLLHPACHEQAHAMHISVAKPAH, from the coding sequence ATGGAAGTGCCCGGCTACGCCGGGTCTGCGTTCTCCGACCGAGTACAACACTGGTCGCAGGTAGATTGGCGACGAGTCGAGTGCAACGTCAGAGGGACGCAGATCAGGATTGCGAAGGCAACACAGGAAGGCGACCTGCGCAGAGAGAAAGCCCTGCAACGGATGCTGACCCGCTCGCTGTCGGCCAAACTATTGGCGGTGCGGCGAGTGACGGAGAATCAGGGCCGGCGCACGGCGGGGGTTGATGGAGAAGTTTGGTCGACGCCCGCTTCCCGGCTCAAGGCATGTACACGTCTGGAATCTCGTGGGTATCGACCAATGCCACTTCGCCGGGTGTTCATTCCGAAGGCGAATGGCAAGCAGCGACCCCTCGGGATTCCAACGATGACCGACCGGGCCATGCAGGCGCTGTACCAGCTTGCGTTGGACCCGGTGATCGAGTCGATGAGCGACCTGAACTCTTACGGCTTCCGCCGCAACCGTTCTACAGCGGACGCTGGGGCACAACTCTTCATCGCACTCGCCAAGAAGAAGTCACCGTCTTGGGTATTGGAAGCGGACATCGAAGGGTGCTTTGACCACATCAGTCACGACTGGTTAATCGAGCACGTTCCGATGGAGCGCACGATCCTGCGGAAATGGCTGAAAGCTGGTGTGGTGTTCAAGGGCGAGTTCCAATCGACAGATGCGGGCACGCCGCAGGGCGGGATCATCTCGCCAACGCTGGCCAACGCAGCACTGAATGGCTTGGAAGCCGGGCTTCACCAGTATTTGAAGGGAAAGTTTGGTTACCGAAAGCATCACAGCGCAGGCGTCAACGTGGTGCGGTACGCGGACGACTTCGTGGTGACTGGTGCGACGTCGGAACTGCTGCAAGATGAGGTGCTACCGTGGGTGAGGGCCTTCCTCCAAAAACGTGGGTTAAACCTGTCCGCCGAGAAAACGCGCATCGTGCATATCACGCGCGGGTTCGACTTCCTGGGGTGGAATGTTCGCAAGTTCAGGCACAAGCTGCTGATCCGGCCGAGTGCCAAGAACATCCGGGCGTTTTACACCAAGGTGCGAGCCATCGTCATGCGATACAAGGCGGTCAGGCAGGTGGACCTGATCCATCTGCTCAACCCCGTTCTGAAGGGGTGGGCTAATTACCACCGTGGCATGGTTGCTGCAAAGACGTTCCAGCGACTGGATCATCTGATGTTTCGGTTGTTGTGGCGTTGGGCATGGCGGCGACACCAGAAGAAGGGCGCACGCTGGGTGAAGGACAAATACTTCCCGGACCTCGGCTCACGCACCTGGACGTTTGCATGCACTGAGCGTCTGCCTGACGGAACGGCAGCAACGAAGCGACTTTATTGGCTCGCCGAGACGCCGATCCGCCGCCACGTCAAAGTTCGCAGCACATACCACCCGTATGACCGCGAGCACGAGTTGTATGGCGAGCGGTTGCACCAGCAGCGTATGGCGGAAGACATGCGGTACCGGAAACAATGGGTGTCGATGTATCTCGCCCAACGCGGCCGTTGCGCGCTATGCGATCAAGCCATGACGCGGGTGACCGGCTGGAACGACCACGCCATCGTCTCGCGGGTGGAGGGCGGCTCCAACGCCGTAAGTAACCGCGTGCTGCTGCATCCCGCGTGCCACGAGCAAGCTCATGCCATGCACATCTCCGTAGCGAAGCCGGCCCACTAA